A region from the Medicago truncatula cultivar Jemalong A17 chromosome 6, MtrunA17r5.0-ANR, whole genome shotgun sequence genome encodes:
- the LOC25495943 gene encoding glutathione reductase, cytosolic, translating to MARKMLKDGEPDLNKGAEEGTNFDFDLFIIGAGSGGVRAARFSSNHGAKVAICELPFHPISSETIGGVGGTCVIRGCVPKKILVYGASYGGDLEDARNFGWELSENIDFNWKKLLQKKTDEINRLNGIYKRLLSNAGVKLFEGEGKIAGPHEVEVTQLDGTKLSYSAKHILIATGSRAQRPNIPGQELGITSDEALSLEEFPKRVVILGGGYIAVEFASIWRGMGANVNLVFRKELPLRGFDDEMRAVVARNLEGRGINLHPRTNLTQLIKTEDGIKVTTDHGEELIADVVLFATGRAPNSKRLNLEKAGVEVDKTGAIVVNEYSCTNIPSIWAVGDVTNRMNLTPVALMEASHFANTVFGGKTQKPDYRDIPYAVFSIPPLSVVGLSEEEAVEQTNGDLLVFTSTFNPMKNTISGRQEKTVMKIVVDAQTDKVLGASMCGPDAPEIVQGIAIALKCGATKAQFDSTVGIHPSAAEEFVTMRSVTRRVTGSAKPKTNL from the exons ATGGCTAGAAAGATGCTTAAGGACGGTGAACCTGATTTGAACAAAGGTGCAGAAGAAGGGACGAATTTTGACTTTGACTTGTTTATTATTGGGGCTGGAAGTGGTGGTGTTCGTGCTGCTAGATTCTCATCTAATCATGGAGCTAAG GTTGCAATCTGTGAGCTTCCTTTTCATCCGATTAGCTCAGAAACGATTGGAGGAGTCGGTGGAAC gtGTGTCATTCGTGGTTGTGTTCCCAAAAAGATTTTGGTCTATGGAGCATCTTATGGTGGTGACCTTGAG GATGCTAGAAATTTTGGATGGGAATTGAGTGAGAATATTGACTTCAATTGGAAGAAGCTCTTGCAAAAGAAG ACAGATGAAATAAACAGATTAAATGGAATTTACAAGCGGTTGTTATCCAATGCTGGGGTTAAACTATTTGAAGGTGAGGGAAAGATAGCGGGTCCACATGAAGTTGAGGTGACACAGTTGGATGGTACTAAATTGTCCTATTCGGCAAAGCATATTTTGATTGCAACTGGCAGCAGGGCTCAACGTCCAAATATTCCTGGCCAG GAGTTGGGTATAACATCTGATGAGGCTCTAAGTTTAGAAGAATTTCCTAAACGTGTTGTGATTCTTGGAGGAGG TTATATTGCAGTTGAGTTTGCATCTATATGGCGTGGGATGGGTGCCAATGTCAATCTCGTTTTCAGAAAGGAACTTCCATTGAG AGGTTTTGATGACGAAATGAGAGCTGTAGTTGCAAGAAACCTTGAAGGCAGGGGAATTAATTTGCATCCAAGGACAAATTTGACACAG TTGATCAAAACAGAGGATGGCATTAAAGTTACTACAGATCACGGTGAGGAGTTGATTGCGGATGTTGTGCTATTTGCCACTG GAAGGGCCCCTAATTCTAAGAGGTTAAATTTAGAAAAAGCAGGCGTAGAGGTTGATAAGACAGGAGCAATAGTG GTAAATGAGTATTCATGCACCAACATCCCAAGCATATGGGCTGTGGGTGATGTAACCAACCGAATGAATCTTACCCCGGTGGCCTTGATGGAAGCATCACATTTTGCA AACACGGTATTTGGTGGGAAAACACAGAAGCCAGATTATAGGGATATTCCATATGCAGTGTTCAG TATTCCACCACTTTCAGTAGTTGGTCTAAGTGAGGAGGAGGCAGTAGAGCAAACAAACGGCGATTTATTGGTTTTTACGTCAACTTTCAATCCTATGAAAAATACAATCTCTGG GCGGCAAGAGAAAACTGTTAtgaagattgttgttgatgctCAGACAGATAAAGTTCTTGGAGCATCTATGTGTGGGCCCGATGCACCTGAAATTGTTCAG GGTATTGCTATTGCATTGAAGTGTGGAGCTACTAAAGCGCAGTTTGATAGCACG GTGGGAATACATCCATCGGCTGCAGAAGAATTTGTGACCATGCGCTCAGTGACAAGGCGTGTTACTGGTAGTGCGAAGCCCAAGACGAATTTGTAA
- the LOC25495942 gene encoding probable inactive shikimate kinase like 1, chloroplastic isoform X1: MEKAASSVLKQMNITSRLVLPGSCCCSSFQSSSSSSLHFPFPISVPFKFRSRRSTNSVSDAAFPVPSSVIKVAATDLSLAVKKKAADVSPELKGSSIFLIGMKSSLKTNLGKQLADVLRYYYFDSDNLVEEAIGGASAAKSFKESDETGFYDSETEVLKQLSSMGRLVVCAGNGAVQNSTNLALLRHGITFWIDLPLEIVARDVTENPTQFPSFEISTSGSYPEVMDELCALYNKYKDGYATADAIISLQKVASRLGYESLDDITTEDMALEVLGEIEKLTRVKKMMAEAARPF, translated from the exons ATGGAGAAAGCAGCAAGCAGTGTGTTGAAGCAGATGAACATCACCAGTCGTCTTGTTCTTCCCGGCAGTTGCTGCTGTTCTTCCtttcaatcttcatcttcttcatctctcCACTTTCCATTCCCAATCTCTGTTCCATTCAAATTCCGCAGCAGAAGATCAACTAACTCTGTTTCTGACGCTGCTTTTCCTGTTCCAT CTTCAGTGATTAAGGTTGCTGCGACGGATTTATCTCTTGCGGTGAAG AAGAAAGCAGCAGATGTATCCCCTGAGCTGAAAGGGTCCTCCATATTTTTGATTG GTATGAAAAGCTCACTCAAAACCAATCTGGGAAAACAGCTGGCCGATGTATTgcgatattattattttgacag CGATAATTTGGTAGAAGAAGCAATAGGTGGTGCATCAGCTGCAAAATCCTTCAAAGAGAGTGATGAGACGGGCTTCTATGACTCTGAG ACTGAAGTACTTAAGCAATTGTCGTCCATGGGTCGACTAGTAGTTTGTGCTGGAAATGGCGCTGTACAAAATTCAACTAATCT GGCGCTCCTGAGACATGGGATTACATTCTGGATAGATTTGCCTTTAGAAATTGTGGCTAGGGATGTAACCGAAAACCCGACTCAATTTCCTTCGTTTGAGATATCAACTTCAGGATCTTACCCAGAG GTAATGGATGAACTGTGTGCTCTATACAATAAGTACAAAGATGGATATGCTACAGCTGATGCAATTATTTCACTTCAAA AAGTAGCTTCTCGGTTGGGTTATGAAAGCTTAGATGACATTACAACAGAAGACATGGCTTTGGag GTTCTCGGGGAGATTGAGAAGTTGACTAGAGTAAAGAAGATGATGGCAGAAGCTGCAAGACCATTTTAA
- the LOC25495939 gene encoding low temperature-induced protein lt101.2, protein MGSETFVEVILAILLPPIGVFLRYGCGVEFWIDVVLTLLGYIPGIIYAIYVLVG, encoded by the exons ATGGGTTCTGAAACATTTGTGGAAGTTATACTAGCAATATTGTTACCTCCTATTGGTGTTTTCCTACGTTATGGCTGTGGA GTGGAGTTCTGGATAGATGTGGTGCTTACATTACTGGGATACATTCCTGGGATTATATATGCCATTTATGTATTAGTTGGATGA
- the LOC25495942 gene encoding probable inactive shikimate kinase like 1, chloroplastic isoform X2, with amino-acid sequence MEKAASSVLKQMNITSRLVLPGSCCCSSFQSSSSSSLHFPFPISVPFKFRSRRSTNSVSDAAFPVPLIKVAATDLSLAVKKKAADVSPELKGSSIFLIGMKSSLKTNLGKQLADVLRYYYFDSDNLVEEAIGGASAAKSFKESDETGFYDSETEVLKQLSSMGRLVVCAGNGAVQNSTNLALLRHGITFWIDLPLEIVARDVTENPTQFPSFEISTSGSYPEVMDELCALYNKYKDGYATADAIISLQKVASRLGYESLDDITTEDMALEVLGEIEKLTRVKKMMAEAARPF; translated from the exons ATGGAGAAAGCAGCAAGCAGTGTGTTGAAGCAGATGAACATCACCAGTCGTCTTGTTCTTCCCGGCAGTTGCTGCTGTTCTTCCtttcaatcttcatcttcttcatctctcCACTTTCCATTCCCAATCTCTGTTCCATTCAAATTCCGCAGCAGAAGATCAACTAACTCTGTTTCTGACGCTGCTTTTCCTGTTCCAT TGATTAAGGTTGCTGCGACGGATTTATCTCTTGCGGTGAAG AAGAAAGCAGCAGATGTATCCCCTGAGCTGAAAGGGTCCTCCATATTTTTGATTG GTATGAAAAGCTCACTCAAAACCAATCTGGGAAAACAGCTGGCCGATGTATTgcgatattattattttgacag CGATAATTTGGTAGAAGAAGCAATAGGTGGTGCATCAGCTGCAAAATCCTTCAAAGAGAGTGATGAGACGGGCTTCTATGACTCTGAG ACTGAAGTACTTAAGCAATTGTCGTCCATGGGTCGACTAGTAGTTTGTGCTGGAAATGGCGCTGTACAAAATTCAACTAATCT GGCGCTCCTGAGACATGGGATTACATTCTGGATAGATTTGCCTTTAGAAATTGTGGCTAGGGATGTAACCGAAAACCCGACTCAATTTCCTTCGTTTGAGATATCAACTTCAGGATCTTACCCAGAG GTAATGGATGAACTGTGTGCTCTATACAATAAGTACAAAGATGGATATGCTACAGCTGATGCAATTATTTCACTTCAAA AAGTAGCTTCTCGGTTGGGTTATGAAAGCTTAGATGACATTACAACAGAAGACATGGCTTTGGag GTTCTCGGGGAGATTGAGAAGTTGACTAGAGTAAAGAAGATGATGGCAGAAGCTGCAAGACCATTTTAA
- the LOC25495944 gene encoding 5'-3' exonuclease, translating to MKTLSSSNTFNFIHQSFIPCNCNPSSSSSSSSSSSLVSFKKTPKTTSLQKLNTESKQQSKRVFFLDVNPLCYEGTNPSLHYFAKWLKLFLSHQVTQSHPVIAVFDGERGSEYRRNLLPSYKANRRKFVARGGGGGGGSGHVGRFYGVISDVLQKCNVPVIKVDGHEADDVVATLAEQVLKKGFRVVIASPDKDFKQLISDNVQIVMPKPELQRWSFYTAKHYRDQYNCDPQSDLSLRCIIGDEVDGVPGIQHLVPSFGWKTALKLIQKHGSLEALLNAAAVRTVGRPYAQDALTKYADYLRRNYEVLALKRDLNVQLLEEWLVDRNTHNDTVALSNLFKYLEESKEPITMRNFVNRPANTSAYVRKKHRNQISVGTDVM from the exons ATGAaaacattatcatcatcaaataCTTTCAATTTCATTCACCAAAGTTTCATCCCTTGTAACTGCAAcccttcttcatcatcttcatcttcatcttcatcttctttagTATCCTTCAAGAAAACTCCAAAAACAACATCACTACAAAAACTAAACACCGAATCAAAACAACAAAGCAAAAGGGTATTTTTCTTAGACGTGAATCCTTTATGTTATGAAGGAACAAACCCTAGTTTACACTATTTTGCTAAATGGCTGAAACTTTTTCTATCTCATCAAGTTACTCAATCTCATCCTGTTATAGCTGTTTTTGATGGTGAAAGAGGGAGTGAGTATAGGAGGAACTTGCTTCCTTCTTATAAGGCTAATAGGAGGAAATTCGTGGCgcgtggtggtggtggtggtggtggaagtgGACATGTTGGAAGGTTTTATGGTGTTATTAGTGATGTTCTTCAGAAATGCAATGTTCct GTTATAAAAGTTGATGGCCATGAAGCTGATGATGTTGTCGCTACACTTGCTGAACAAGTTCTCAAGAAAGGGTTTCGAGTGGTAATTGCCTCCCCCGATAAGGATTTTAAGCAACTTATTTCTGACAATGTGCAAATAGTTATGCCTAAGCCAGAGTTACAAAGGTGGTCCTTCTACACTGCAAAACATTACAGAGATCAGTATAATTGCGACCCACAATCTGATCTGAGCCTTA GATGTATTATAGGCGATGAAGTTGACGGTGTTCCTGGTATCCAACATCTAGTCCCTAGTTTTGGTTGGAAGACTGCTttaaaacttattcaaaaacaCGGTTCATTGGAAGCTTTATTAAATGCGGCTGCAGTAAGGACTGTGGGAAGACCATATGCACAGGATGCCCTTACAAAGTACGCTGATTACTTACGGCGGAACTATGAAGTTCTTGCCTTGAAAAG GGATTTAAATGTCCAGCTTCTTGAGGAATGGTTGGTTGATAGAAACACTCACAATGATACTGTTGCACTATCTAACTTATTCAAATATTTGGAAGAAAGTAAAGAGCCAATAACAATGAGGAATTTTGTTAATAGGCCTGCTAACACCAGTGCTTATGTTAGAAAGAAGCATAGAAATCAAATTAGTGTTGGGACGGATGTTAtgtaa